A section of the Pseudanabaena mucicola str. Chao 1806 genome encodes:
- a CDS encoding histone deacetylase family protein: MDLPLVYHPNYVAPITNTHRFPMEKFRLLYEMLIADGVARPEQFLRPELPDLEIIASVHDHQYVEAYWQGTLDHKAQRRIGLPWSYELAYRTRIAVGGTLLTTRLALAHGLACNTAGGTHHAFPSYGSGFCIFNDLAIASRVLLNEGLVKKILIVDLDVHQGDGTALIFQDEPNVFTFSMHCLINFPSIKQISDRDVPLPEGMEDDAYLRTLANHLPDLLSEVQPDLVLYDAGVDPHIGDRLGKLALTDSGLYRRDMQVLSTCVSQGIPVACVIGGGYCEDMRSLVYRHSLLHRAASDVYRQYHL, translated from the coding sequence ATGGACTTACCACTCGTCTATCATCCCAATTACGTCGCACCGATCACTAACACCCATCGCTTTCCGATGGAGAAATTTCGCTTGCTTTACGAGATGTTGATTGCTGATGGAGTAGCTAGACCAGAGCAGTTTTTGCGACCCGAATTACCAGACTTAGAAATCATTGCCTCAGTTCACGATCACCAATATGTTGAGGCATACTGGCAAGGCACACTCGACCATAAAGCTCAACGTCGCATCGGTTTACCTTGGAGTTATGAACTTGCTTATCGGACGAGGATTGCTGTTGGTGGCACATTGTTAACGACGAGATTAGCATTAGCTCATGGTTTAGCTTGCAATACCGCAGGGGGAACTCATCATGCATTCCCTAGCTATGGCTCAGGATTTTGTATCTTTAACGATCTGGCGATCGCCTCACGAGTATTACTCAATGAGGGGCTAGTCAAAAAGATATTAATTGTTGATTTGGATGTGCATCAAGGCGATGGCACGGCGCTCATTTTTCAGGATGAACCGAATGTGTTTACCTTTTCTATGCACTGCCTGATTAACTTCCCTTCAATTAAACAAATTAGCGATCGTGATGTTCCTCTTCCTGAAGGAATGGAAGATGATGCTTATTTACGCACCCTTGCCAATCATTTACCCGATTTACTTAGTGAAGTTCAACCTGATTTGGTTCTCTATGATGCTGGTGTTGATCCGCACATCGGTGATCGTCTAGGGAAATTAGCGCTTACTGATTCGGGACTATATAGGCGCGATATGCAGGTTTTGAGTACCTGCGTGTCCCAAGGTATTCCTGTAGCCTGCGTGATTGGTGGTGGTTATTGCGAAGATATGCGATCGCTAGTTTATCGACATTCTCTCTTACATCGTGCCGCCAGTGATGTTTATCGTCAATATCATTTATAG
- a CDS encoding metallophosphoesterase family protein encodes MLQVDVLFPMAIKRRQLLILGGLALGGGIGGAAVSGILSRNSKADTLTEPQATTANSSKPAKTNVTRSLNPAPKGLYAPTRGDVRIVLISDLNSAYGSTDYIAQVKQAITFVPDWEPDLVLCGGDMVAGQDNTLKPSEIEAMWQGFDKHIAAPIRKAKLPFGFTIGNHDASGSSFGGKLTFEKDRNAVLKYWQDPKHDANLNFVDRSGFPFYYTFTQNDIFFLTWDASTSEIPTDQMKWAEKSLASDASQKAKLRIVMGHLPLYAVAKGRETAGNYLNDADRLRALLEKYNVHTYISGHDHAYYPAHKGKLELLNAGVLGDGPRRLLSGAIAPNRTVSVIDIKVDTAETIYTTYDMDKLKVVDQSTLPRYIDAPNGRITRRDIKI; translated from the coding sequence TTGCTGCAAGTAGATGTTTTATTTCCTATGGCAATCAAACGGCGGCAGTTATTGATATTAGGTGGATTAGCTCTTGGAGGCGGGATTGGTGGTGCGGCAGTTTCAGGAATTTTAAGTCGTAACAGTAAAGCGGATACCCTCACAGAACCCCAAGCAACTACAGCAAATAGTTCTAAACCAGCCAAAACTAATGTAACGCGATCACTAAATCCTGCACCTAAAGGGCTATATGCCCCTACGCGAGGTGATGTGCGGATCGTCCTGATTAGCGATCTTAATAGTGCCTATGGCTCGACAGATTATATTGCTCAGGTCAAACAGGCAATCACCTTTGTGCCAGATTGGGAACCAGACCTAGTGCTATGTGGCGGCGATATGGTGGCAGGACAAGACAATACCCTCAAACCTTCAGAAATAGAAGCTATGTGGCAAGGCTTTGATAAACATATTGCTGCACCAATCCGTAAAGCAAAACTTCCCTTTGGATTTACAATTGGTAATCATGATGCATCAGGTTCATCCTTTGGTGGAAAGTTAACCTTTGAGAAAGATCGCAATGCTGTACTGAAGTATTGGCAAGACCCTAAACATGATGCGAATTTAAACTTTGTTGATCGCTCAGGATTTCCCTTCTACTATACATTTACCCAAAATGATATTTTCTTTTTAACTTGGGATGCATCTACCTCGGAGATTCCAACAGATCAGATGAAATGGGCAGAAAAAAGTCTTGCAAGTGATGCATCTCAAAAGGCGAAGCTACGCATTGTGATGGGGCATTTGCCACTTTATGCAGTTGCAAAGGGACGCGAGACAGCTGGTAATTACCTAAATGATGCAGATCGTTTAAGAGCTTTGCTTGAGAAGTACAATGTTCACACCTACATTAGTGGTCATGATCACGCCTACTATCCTGCCCATAAAGGGAAATTGGAACTTCTGAATGCAGGTGTTTTAGGTGATGGACCGCGCCGACTTTTGAGCGGTGCAATTGCACCAAATCGGACTGTTTCCGTCATCGATATTAAGGTAGATACTGCGGAAACGATTTATACAACCTACGATATGGATAAGCTCAAGGTTGTCGATCAGAGTACTTTGCCGCGCTATATTGATGCTCCTAATGGTCGAATCACCCGTAGAGATATCAAAATCTAG
- a CDS encoding Uma2 family endonuclease, which yields MSGGSHPHSLIVANIIIFLGINLRDTDFQICGSDMRIWIPEFNCGTYADALVINGETEFNDNRTDEILNPILIVEVLSPLTQGYDRGEKFRKYRSISSLREYLLISQSEPYIEHYSRSENADIWQLQISDRLEQKITLTSLSTDVPLTEIYCRVVTNQEA from the coding sequence ATGTCTGGTGGTTCCCATCCCCATAGTCTTATTGTAGCAAATATCATAATTTTTCTGGGTATTAATCTGCGTGATACTGATTTTCAAATTTGTGGTAGTGATATGCGGATCTGGATTCCTGAATTTAACTGCGGAACCTATGCGGATGCCTTAGTGATTAATGGGGAGACAGAATTTAATGATAATCGCACTGATGAAATTCTCAATCCGATATTGATTGTGGAAGTTCTCTCACCATTGACACAGGGATATGATCGAGGTGAGAAATTCCGTAAATATCGCTCCATTTCTAGCCTTAGAGAATATCTATTGATTAGCCAATCAGAGCCATATATTGAGCATTATTCTCGATCTGAGAATGCTGATATATGGCAATTGCAAATTAGCGATCGCCTAGAACAAAAAATCACATTAACTAGCCTGAGTACCGACGTGCCTCTGACTGAAATTTATTGCCGTGTTGTCACCAATCAAGAAGCTTAA
- the petM gene encoding cytochrome b6-f complex subunit PetM, whose protein sequence is MGEMVNAMVLCIVLIPVGIAFGYFLLKLQGEEKEEA, encoded by the coding sequence ATGGGAGAAATGGTTAACGCGATGGTCTTGTGCATAGTACTGATTCCTGTCGGTATTGCATTTGGCTACTTTTTGCTCAAGCTCCAAGGCGAAGAAAAAGAAGAAGCTTAA
- a CDS encoding protein kinase, translated as MLEKDIYGGAWSETWLANRQKTKYVIKSHKHEIFNHPENQDTLKQHIRYFNEEAKALAKCEHEYIVKIIEKLLLPQENNHPCIVMEYIEGVRLDADGIELKPKLVFTFLNRKE; from the coding sequence GTGTTGGAAAAGGATATCTATGGTGGGGCATGGAGTGAGACTTGGTTAGCCAACCGTCAGAAAACCAAGTATGTGATCAAGTCCCACAAACATGAGATTTTTAATCATCCCGAAAATCAAGATACGCTCAAGCAACATATTCGCTATTTCAATGAAGAGGCGAAGGCTTTGGCAAAATGTGAACATGAGTATATTGTCAAAATCATCGAAAAGTTGCTTTTGCCACAGGAAAATAATCACCCTTGTATTGTGATGGAATATATCGAGGGGGTGAGGCTAGATGCAGATGGCATAGAGCTTAAACCCAAACTTGTCTTTACATTTTTGAATAGAAAAGAGTAA
- the plsY gene encoding glycerol-3-phosphate 1-O-acyltransferase PlsY, protein MWFPYLLLALAYLLGSFPTGYLVGRIAGIDIREHGSGSTGATNVWRNVGKLAGISVFAVDFAKGAIAIYVMQQANWLLSSLGLIANIAIEHLSLFVIGAGMLALIGHSRPIWLGFKGGKSVATGVGVLFMLNWTVAIAAFSVWLVTMAIWRTVSISSISAATAAPILMWTLQGNIAYSCFVTVGCIFVIWLHRSNIERILNGTELTFKSDSKA, encoded by the coding sequence ATGTGGTTTCCTTATCTCTTGCTGGCGCTCGCCTATCTTTTAGGATCTTTCCCGACGGGTTATCTGGTAGGACGGATAGCGGGTATCGATATTCGTGAGCATGGCTCAGGCTCGACGGGGGCAACGAATGTCTGGCGCAATGTCGGTAAGTTGGCAGGAATTAGTGTATTTGCAGTGGACTTTGCGAAAGGGGCGATCGCAATTTATGTGATGCAACAAGCAAATTGGTTGCTCTCCAGCTTGGGATTAATAGCAAATATCGCGATCGAGCATCTGTCACTATTTGTAATTGGTGCAGGGATGCTGGCATTAATTGGTCACAGTCGCCCTATATGGCTTGGCTTTAAAGGTGGTAAGTCGGTAGCAACGGGGGTTGGGGTTTTATTTATGTTGAACTGGACTGTGGCGATCGCAGCCTTTAGCGTATGGTTAGTTACAATGGCAATCTGGCGCACGGTTTCTATTAGCTCCATCTCGGCAGCAACTGCGGCTCCCATTTTGATGTGGACATTACAGGGCAATATTGCTTATTCCTGCTTTGTCACGGTGGGCTGTATATTTGTAATTTGGTTACATCGCTCCAATATCGAGCGTATTCTCAACGGCACTGAACTGACCTTCAAATCAGATTCTAAGGCATAA
- the menB gene encoding 1,4-dihydroxy-2-naphthoyl-CoA synthase, which produces MTDWQLAAEFEDILYHKADGMAKITINRPQVRNAFRPKTITEMLAAFADAREDVEIGVVLLTGAGPAPDGKYAFCAGGDQKVRGDGGYISESGVPRLNVLDLQRLIRTMPQPVIALVAGYAIGGGHVLHVVCDLTIAADNAIFGQTGPMVGSFDGGFGASYLARLVGQKKAREIWYLCRQYDAQEALDMGLVNKVVSVEQLEAEGIQWAQEILEKSPLAIRCLKSAFNADCDGQAGIQELAGNATLLFYMTQEAQEGKQAFIEKRKPNFRQYPKLP; this is translated from the coding sequence ATGACCGACTGGCAACTCGCCGCCGAATTTGAAGACATTCTCTATCACAAAGCCGATGGCATGGCAAAAATTACGATCAATCGTCCTCAAGTTCGTAATGCTTTTCGCCCTAAGACAATTACAGAAATGCTCGCTGCCTTCGCGGATGCGCGAGAGGATGTGGAGATTGGGGTGGTGTTGTTAACTGGTGCAGGACCTGCTCCTGATGGGAAATATGCTTTCTGTGCAGGGGGAGATCAGAAAGTGCGTGGTGATGGTGGCTATATCTCAGAATCTGGTGTACCACGTTTAAATGTGCTTGATTTGCAACGACTGATTCGCACGATGCCTCAACCTGTGATTGCTTTGGTGGCTGGCTATGCGATCGGTGGTGGTCATGTTTTGCATGTAGTTTGCGACCTCACGATCGCTGCGGATAATGCTATCTTTGGGCAGACTGGTCCTATGGTTGGTAGTTTTGATGGTGGCTTCGGTGCTTCCTATTTGGCGCGATTAGTAGGACAGAAGAAGGCTCGCGAAATTTGGTATCTCTGTCGTCAATATGATGCCCAAGAAGCTCTAGACATGGGTTTAGTGAATAAGGTTGTATCTGTGGAGCAATTGGAAGCGGAAGGTATTCAATGGGCGCAGGAAATTTTGGAGAAGAGTCCGTTAGCGATTCGCTGTCTCAAGTCAGCTTTTAATGCAGATTGTGATGGTCAGGCAGGGATTCAGGAACTGGCGGGTAATGCGACTTTATTGTTCTATATGACGCAGGAGGCGCAGGAGGGTAAGCAAGCCTTTATCGAAAAGCGCAAACCCAATTTCCGTCAATATCCTAAACTTCCATAG